A stretch of Myxococcus hansupus DNA encodes these proteins:
- a CDS encoding CinA family protein has protein sequence MTEAALEELARQALERCRAAVVRLALVEACTGGLLCEKLTAVSGASAVVERGFIPYSYESKVEQLGVSLALLQAHGSVSAEAVEALAQGALARSTADWVVAETGIAGPGGGTPQKPVGLAFVAVLQRGGQSTVERHVFTGDRAEVRRAIAGRVLSLLLERLDAPASS, from the coding sequence ATGACGGAAGCAGCCCTGGAGGAGTTGGCGCGGCAGGCGCTGGAGCGGTGTCGCGCGGCGGTGGTGCGGCTGGCGCTGGTGGAGGCCTGCACGGGCGGGCTGCTCTGCGAGAAGCTGACGGCGGTGTCCGGGGCCTCGGCGGTGGTGGAGCGTGGCTTCATTCCCTACTCGTACGAGTCGAAGGTGGAGCAGCTCGGTGTGTCGCTGGCGTTGCTCCAGGCGCACGGCTCCGTCAGCGCGGAGGCGGTGGAGGCCCTTGCGCAGGGCGCCCTGGCGCGCTCCACGGCGGACTGGGTGGTGGCGGAGACGGGCATCGCCGGGCCTGGCGGTGGCACGCCGCAGAAGCCCGTGGGGCTGGCCTTCGTGGCGGTGCTCCAGCGAGGTGGGCAATCCACGGTGGAGCGCCACGTCTTCACCGGAGACCGGGCCGAGGTCCGCCGCGCCATCGCGGGCCGGGTGTTGTCGCTGCTGTTGGAGCGGCTGGACGCGCCGGCCTCTTCCTGA
- a CDS encoding penicillin-binding transpeptidase domain-containing protein, producing the protein MLLTACASQQVQPPVRPSPSPTAPSPVRAPGPDAEAEAYLRAWAAGDLAAMRRAVAEPPARFEALHQAFRDGLRITASEFELGDVQSDGDSARVTYHAVHQLRGLGEWALEGTLHFVRQQGPWRVRWTPAVLHPDVRDGDRFSRTRTTPERADILDARGALLTLQGEVIAIGVDPTRIRNRADVASVLQAHLGVPPAHLDAALNAAGPVTSRFVPIIDIPQERYQQVRPTLAPVPGIFFRRKSARTPVDGFASHTLGRVGEVTAELLPQLGVTYLPGDLVGLSGLERAYEVQLAGSPSGDVILTRPSGETRVLFHFDGEPGAPLTTTIRREVQAAAEAALESVTQPAALVAVDSATGAVLAVASRPLSQPLHRALTGRYPPGSTFKVVTTEALLARGMRTDSPVDCPPVTMVRTKPFRNFEGESMGTTTLRQVFAHSCNTAFVTMATQLGKEALGAAARRFGFDVPYFPGLTSAASSFPTPVDDIELAAAAIGQGRVLATPLHMASVAAAAESGEWRAPYLVEGLEDGPSSELADGVRKPLSVLMRAVVMEGSGKAGRQVSGLGGKTGTAEFGTVPPLPTHAWFIGFRKGIGFAVLVEGGGVGGRVAAPIAAKFAGAL; encoded by the coding sequence GTGCTCCTGACGGCCTGCGCATCCCAGCAGGTGCAGCCCCCCGTACGCCCGAGTCCAAGCCCCACGGCCCCGAGTCCTGTCCGGGCACCCGGGCCGGATGCCGAGGCCGAGGCCTATCTGCGCGCCTGGGCCGCCGGAGACCTCGCCGCCATGCGTCGCGCCGTGGCCGAGCCGCCCGCGCGTTTCGAGGCGCTGCACCAGGCGTTCCGCGATGGGCTGCGCATCACTGCATCCGAGTTTGAACTCGGCGATGTTCAGAGTGACGGCGACTCGGCGCGCGTCACCTACCACGCCGTGCATCAGTTGCGAGGGCTCGGGGAGTGGGCGCTGGAAGGCACGCTGCACTTCGTCCGGCAGCAAGGGCCATGGCGTGTCCGGTGGACCCCCGCGGTGCTCCATCCCGATGTGCGCGATGGGGACCGGTTCTCTCGCACCCGCACGACGCCGGAGCGGGCGGACATCCTCGACGCCAGGGGAGCCCTCCTCACCCTTCAAGGCGAGGTCATCGCCATTGGTGTCGACCCCACCCGCATCCGGAACCGCGCGGACGTGGCCTCGGTGCTCCAGGCGCATTTGGGGGTGCCCCCGGCGCATTTGGATGCAGCACTGAACGCAGCGGGCCCGGTGACCAGTCGCTTCGTGCCCATCATCGACATCCCCCAGGAGCGCTACCAGCAGGTGCGCCCCACCCTGGCGCCCGTGCCCGGCATCTTCTTCCGCCGCAAGAGCGCGCGGACACCGGTGGATGGCTTCGCGTCCCATACGTTGGGCCGCGTGGGCGAGGTGACCGCCGAACTGCTCCCCCAACTTGGAGTCACCTACCTGCCCGGCGACCTCGTGGGCCTCTCCGGACTGGAACGGGCCTATGAGGTCCAGCTCGCGGGGAGCCCTTCTGGCGATGTCATCCTCACGCGGCCCTCGGGCGAAACCCGCGTGCTCTTCCACTTCGATGGTGAGCCGGGCGCGCCGCTGACCACCACGATTCGCCGCGAAGTCCAGGCAGCCGCCGAGGCCGCGCTCGAAAGTGTGACGCAGCCCGCGGCCCTCGTCGCCGTGGACAGCGCGACGGGTGCCGTCCTCGCCGTCGCGAGCAGGCCCCTGTCGCAGCCGCTGCACCGCGCGCTCACCGGACGATATCCCCCGGGGTCGACCTTCAAGGTCGTCACCACGGAGGCCTTGCTCGCGCGGGGCATGCGCACGGATTCACCGGTCGACTGTCCTCCCGTGACGATGGTCCGCACCAAGCCCTTCCGGAACTTTGAAGGCGAGTCCATGGGCACCACCACGCTGCGGCAGGTCTTCGCGCACTCGTGCAACACCGCGTTCGTGACGATGGCGACGCAGCTCGGGAAGGAGGCGCTCGGCGCGGCGGCCCGCCGCTTCGGCTTCGATGTGCCCTACTTCCCCGGGCTCACCTCGGCGGCCTCGTCGTTCCCCACGCCCGTCGATGACATCGAGCTGGCAGCCGCAGCCATCGGCCAGGGGCGTGTGCTGGCGACGCCGCTGCACATGGCCTCGGTCGCGGCGGCAGCGGAGTCCGGCGAGTGGCGCGCGCCCTATCTCGTGGAGGGACTGGAGGATGGACCAAGCAGCGAACTCGCGGACGGCGTCCGCAAGCCCCTTTCCGTCCTCATGCGCGCCGTGGTGATGGAGGGCTCCGGTAAGGCGGGCCGGCAGGTCTCCGGGCTCGGAGGGAAGACGGGCACCGCTGAGTTCGGCACCGTCCCGCCGCTGCCGACGCACGCGTGGTTCATCGGCTTCCGCAAGGGCATTGGCTTCGCGGTCCTGGTCGAAGGGGGCGGCGTGGGCGGCCGTGTCGCCGCGCCCATCGCCGCGAAGTTCGCCGGCGCGCTGTAG
- a CDS encoding imm11 family protein, which translates to MTNYVLIQPVPEGDGARCGYILNYGQSFKLCAGLSLESSFPQHAAYRMRDDFPDSTSLHEVLYNLDSQLIVNEKARAFLDAERVQHIEYLPVRVLNHKDREPQERYFIANMLPLVDCIDLEKTEHEENLLDPDELMNIRNLTVDENKIPADFQLLRLKAVSGAMLIHRDLAAKLKAAGFRGFSTPEVAEYQGN; encoded by the coding sequence ATGACGAACTACGTTCTCATTCAACCCGTACCAGAAGGCGACGGGGCTCGCTGCGGCTACATCTTGAACTACGGACAGTCCTTCAAGCTGTGCGCAGGGCTCTCGCTGGAATCCTCGTTCCCGCAGCACGCTGCATACCGAATGCGGGATGACTTTCCGGACAGCACCTCGCTGCATGAAGTGCTCTACAACCTGGACAGCCAGTTGATCGTCAACGAAAAGGCGAGAGCCTTCCTCGATGCCGAACGCGTCCAGCACATCGAATACCTGCCGGTCCGGGTCCTGAACCACAAAGACCGGGAGCCCCAGGAGCGCTACTTCATCGCCAACATGCTTCCCCTCGTCGACTGCATCGACTTGGAGAAGACCGAGCACGAAGAGAACCTGCTCGACCCGGATGAACTGATGAACATCCGGAACCTCACGGTTGACGAGAACAAGATTCCCGCAGACTTCCAGCTCCTGCGCCTCAAAGCCGTCTCGGGAGCGATGCTCATCCACCGAGACCTTGCAGCGAAGCTGAAGGCCGCGGGCTTCCGTGGCTTCTCCACCCCTGAAGTCGCCGAGTACCAAGGCAACTGA
- a CDS encoding beta-ketoacyl synthase N-terminal-like domain-containing protein produces the protein MSTARGTLAITGAGLVSSLGADVELVCAAARAGITQTTDGEFAARDVQAEAMVPVTVHTVGALTQGFAELGRWVRLGSLALRDLLRRVPAGGMERTAVLINLPSDYLLRAAHQRQGHPVSGQPVSYEALQPWYRAEYVRRLLRAAGVSTSPAVQEVFFEDQAGIVTLLRTAAELLRTGRVTRCLVGGVDSLLEPRWLEACNTLRILKTATHPVGLMPGEGAAFLMLEETERARREEHRILATVEGLNLQQDGAHRFASPPPDGRVLSEVIRATLRQAPEPCLGLYGDLNGDVVRSQDWGMALVKLRQEYTPASLTLPALSFGETRAAHGFIAASMATQAFARGYHASESLLVWAASDNGAKGSFTLTRHTARGMT, from the coding sequence ATGTCGACCGCGAGAGGCACACTCGCCATCACGGGCGCCGGTCTGGTTTCCAGCCTGGGCGCCGACGTGGAACTGGTGTGTGCGGCCGCTCGGGCGGGCATCACCCAGACCACGGACGGTGAGTTCGCGGCCCGGGACGTCCAGGCCGAGGCGATGGTTCCCGTGACGGTCCACACGGTGGGCGCGCTCACGCAGGGGTTCGCGGAGCTGGGCCGCTGGGTCCGGCTGGGCTCGCTGGCGTTGAGGGACCTGCTGCGCCGGGTTCCCGCCGGAGGGATGGAACGGACCGCGGTGCTCATCAACCTCCCGAGCGACTACCTGCTGCGTGCCGCGCACCAGCGCCAGGGACACCCCGTCAGCGGTCAGCCCGTGTCCTACGAGGCGCTCCAACCGTGGTACCGCGCGGAGTACGTGCGCCGGTTGCTGCGCGCGGCGGGTGTGTCCACGAGCCCCGCCGTGCAGGAGGTCTTCTTCGAGGACCAGGCGGGCATCGTCACGTTGCTGCGCACGGCGGCGGAGCTGCTGCGCACCGGGCGGGTGACACGGTGCCTCGTGGGGGGCGTGGATTCGCTGCTGGAGCCCCGGTGGCTGGAGGCATGCAACACGTTGCGCATCCTCAAGACGGCCACGCACCCTGTCGGTCTGATGCCCGGCGAGGGCGCGGCGTTCCTGATGCTGGAGGAGACGGAGCGGGCCCGGCGAGAGGAGCACCGCATCCTGGCCACGGTGGAGGGATTGAACCTACAGCAGGATGGCGCACATCGCTTCGCGTCCCCGCCGCCGGACGGGCGCGTCCTGAGCGAGGTCATCCGCGCCACGCTGCGCCAGGCGCCTGAGCCCTGCCTGGGCCTCTACGGCGACCTGAATGGAGATGTGGTCCGGAGTCAGGACTGGGGCATGGCGCTGGTGAAGCTGCGGCAGGAATACACGCCCGCGTCGCTGACGCTCCCCGCACTGTCCTTCGGAGAGACGCGCGCGGCCCATGGATTCATCGCCGCGAGCATGGCGACACAGGCCTTCGCGCGCGGGTACCATGCCTCGGAGTCGCTCCTCGTCTGGGCCGCTTCCGACAACGGAGCCAAGGGAAGTTTCACGCTGACGCGCCATACAGCCAGGGGGATGACGTGA
- a CDS encoding glycoside hydrolase family 15 protein gives MIPTPRLSHHLGRPPVLLVALLCAVSTGARAEVPIQRSFLRMPSSNGHGAVMLDVEQRKVTHFREHLFATEEPVIDAAGNDVFSHGHPQVIHSRDLLYDAFFGLRSGGTQRWLSTLEADRDASNYAAWTTEKTGGTSVASLVQRVGTLEATTYVFAPQGLPHASFVMALRVRNTGAAAVTGVSAFSLHNFHLGFGRPGVMADLEENGETVELSGNDFVEKGFAGVVVAHPLGAVARKSAWLSSTTGSQNAYTVVNGGGGQDLQEFTAQPSPGTGWATAYQFNLGDIPAGAERWVGVAFAHHGNPEAATTARQWLTEYAGASGAKALVDAEVARWAAFQTDTVKVPAGMSADEESLLRHSAVVLHMAQVRSRDAFLRESLSRDGEPRRTRFRAPDGSPATLPGMVRHAGYGAVLASLPPGQWTYAWIRDGAYAVAGMATLGMRSEARDALAYYLNADSGRFQNWRELEPYSMPPYIITLTRYHGFGVEETDFNEAGPNIEFDGFGLFLWALRHYERTTGDTTLVDETWPTVSTKVGDALVALIDPATGLIRPDSSIWETHWNGRQRAWTYTSLTAARGLCDAAELAQRVGDTERATRYRQAGESIRRAMAEKLTDGNFALASNLEELTVGRGYWDAAVFDAFAFELFDPAGKIAQATYRGLDLRLSSPAGAGWQRNDDRYDHPGSTDLSPWGGEYDSAEWVIVSLRGAVAKRMGGDAARADRVLKWVTDQSMKNYLAIAETYDETNGTYKYNTPMAGFGAGAYALALDHRATGENDPACGAYFDESTLTKQPDAGTGTPDAGPQTPDAGPQTPDAGTPPDDSGVGGGGGCNATGPGAVALWMVLAFAGLAVALRRRGV, from the coding sequence ATGATTCCCACCCCCCGCCTGTCTCATCACCTCGGCCGGCCGCCCGTGCTGCTCGTCGCGCTCCTCTGCGCGGTGTCCACGGGCGCCCGCGCGGAAGTCCCCATCCAGCGCTCCTTCCTGCGCATGCCGTCCTCCAACGGCCATGGCGCGGTGATGCTGGACGTGGAGCAGCGCAAGGTGACGCACTTCCGCGAGCACCTCTTCGCCACCGAGGAGCCCGTGATTGACGCGGCGGGCAATGACGTCTTCTCGCATGGCCATCCCCAGGTGATTCATTCGCGGGACCTGCTCTACGACGCCTTCTTTGGCCTGCGCTCCGGCGGCACGCAGCGCTGGCTCAGCACGCTGGAGGCGGACCGGGACGCCAGCAACTACGCGGCCTGGACGACGGAGAAGACGGGCGGCACGAGCGTGGCGTCGCTGGTGCAGCGGGTGGGCACGCTGGAGGCGACGACGTACGTGTTCGCGCCCCAGGGGTTGCCGCACGCGTCCTTCGTGATGGCGCTGCGCGTGCGCAACACCGGCGCGGCGGCGGTGACGGGCGTGAGCGCCTTCTCGCTCCACAACTTCCACCTGGGCTTTGGCCGTCCGGGCGTGATGGCGGACCTGGAGGAGAATGGCGAGACGGTGGAGCTCAGCGGCAACGACTTCGTGGAGAAGGGCTTCGCGGGCGTGGTCGTGGCCCATCCGCTGGGCGCGGTGGCGCGCAAGTCGGCGTGGCTGTCCAGCACCACGGGTTCGCAGAACGCGTACACGGTGGTGAACGGGGGCGGCGGACAGGACCTGCAGGAGTTCACCGCGCAGCCCTCGCCCGGCACGGGTTGGGCGACGGCGTACCAGTTCAACCTGGGCGACATCCCGGCGGGCGCGGAGCGGTGGGTGGGCGTGGCCTTCGCGCACCACGGCAATCCCGAGGCGGCGACCACCGCGCGGCAGTGGCTGACGGAGTACGCGGGCGCGTCCGGCGCGAAGGCCCTGGTGGACGCGGAGGTCGCGCGGTGGGCCGCGTTCCAGACGGACACGGTGAAGGTGCCCGCGGGCATGTCGGCGGACGAGGAGTCGCTGCTGCGGCACTCGGCGGTGGTGTTGCACATGGCGCAGGTGCGTTCGCGTGACGCGTTCCTGCGCGAGTCGCTGTCCCGGGATGGGGAGCCGCGCCGCACGCGCTTCCGGGCGCCGGACGGCTCACCCGCGACGTTGCCGGGGATGGTGCGGCACGCGGGGTATGGCGCGGTGCTGGCGAGCCTGCCGCCCGGGCAGTGGACGTATGCCTGGATTCGCGACGGCGCCTACGCGGTGGCGGGCATGGCCACGCTGGGCATGCGGAGCGAGGCCCGCGACGCGCTGGCCTACTACCTCAACGCGGACAGCGGCCGGTTCCAGAACTGGCGTGAACTGGAGCCGTACTCGATGCCGCCGTACATCATCACGCTCACGCGCTACCACGGCTTCGGCGTGGAGGAGACGGACTTCAACGAGGCGGGGCCGAACATCGAGTTCGACGGCTTCGGTCTCTTCCTCTGGGCGCTGCGGCACTACGAGCGCACGACGGGCGACACCACGCTGGTGGACGAGACGTGGCCCACGGTGTCCACGAAGGTGGGCGACGCGCTGGTGGCGCTCATCGACCCGGCGACGGGGCTCATCCGGCCGGACTCGTCCATCTGGGAGACGCACTGGAACGGGCGTCAGCGCGCGTGGACGTACACCAGCCTCACGGCGGCGCGTGGTCTGTGTGACGCGGCGGAGCTGGCGCAGCGGGTGGGGGACACGGAGCGCGCCACGCGTTACCGGCAGGCGGGTGAGTCCATTCGCCGGGCGATGGCGGAGAAGCTGACGGACGGCAACTTCGCGCTGGCCTCCAACCTGGAGGAGCTGACGGTGGGCCGGGGGTATTGGGACGCGGCGGTGTTCGACGCGTTCGCCTTCGAGCTGTTCGACCCGGCGGGGAAGATTGCCCAGGCCACCTACCGGGGGCTGGACCTGCGGCTGTCTTCACCGGCGGGCGCGGGCTGGCAGCGCAACGATGACCGGTATGACCACCCGGGCAGCACGGACCTGAGTCCCTGGGGCGGTGAGTACGACAGCGCGGAGTGGGTCATCGTCAGCCTGCGCGGCGCGGTGGCCAAGCGCATGGGCGGTGACGCGGCGCGCGCCGACCGCGTGCTGAAGTGGGTGACGGACCAGTCGATGAAGAACTACCTGGCCATCGCGGAGACGTACGACGAGACGAACGGTACGTACAAGTACAACACGCCCATGGCCGGCTTCGGCGCGGGGGCGTACGCGCTGGCGCTGGACCACCGCGCGACGGGCGAGAACGACCCGGCGTGTGGCGCGTACTTCGACGAGAGCACGCTGACGAAGCAGCCGGACGCGGGCACGGGCACGCCGGACGCGGGGCCGCAGACGCCAGATGCCGGGCCGCAGACGCCGGACGCGGGCACGCCGCCGGATGACAGCGGCGTCGGCGGTGGTGGCGGCTGCAACGCCACGGGGCCGGGCGCCGTGGCGCTGTGGATGGTGTTGGCCTTCGCCGGACTGGCCGTGGCGTTGCGCCGTCGCGGCGTCTGA
- a CDS encoding imm11 family protein: MKTYLLLEPTTDETAAHFWHMRNYDDQFELSEGIPLSGTFPSDAAYRMSDEAPDKTALYEVLYNLDGQFVVHEKVRTFLEKENVQHVEYLPVKVLNHKDREVKERYFVVNMLPLVDCVDLDQTKFKRNRLNPDQLMDISNLSVHEEKIPPDFQLLRLKAVSGAMLIHRDLAAKLKAAGFRGFATPEVSEYSGN; this comes from the coding sequence ATGAAAACCTACCTCCTTCTTGAACCAACGACCGATGAAACCGCAGCTCATTTTTGGCATATGCGGAACTACGATGACCAATTCGAACTCTCTGAAGGAATCCCCCTTTCAGGAACATTCCCTTCGGACGCAGCTTATCGAATGAGCGATGAGGCTCCGGACAAGACAGCCCTGTATGAGGTACTCTACAACCTTGACGGTCAGTTCGTCGTCCACGAAAAAGTGCGAACATTCCTCGAAAAGGAAAATGTTCAACACGTCGAATATCTCCCGGTAAAAGTACTCAATCACAAAGACCGAGAGGTCAAAGAGCGCTATTTCGTCGTCAACATGCTCCCGCTCGTTGACTGCGTTGACCTGGACCAGACGAAATTCAAGCGGAACCGGCTCAATCCAGACCAATTGATGGACATCTCCAACCTTTCGGTACACGAAGAGAAGATTCCCCCCGACTTTCAACTCTTGCGTCTCAAGGCCGTATCGGGGGCGATGCTGATTCACCGAGACCTTGCAGCGAAGTTGAAGGCCGCAGGCTTCCGTGGGTTCGCCACTCCTGAAGTTTCCGAATACAGCGGGAACTGA
- a CDS encoding imm11 family protein codes for MNYVLIESTYEGDAAQFGNLQNYDSRFELRKGIPLTGKIPHDAAYRMRDDFPNHVALHDSLYNLDRQLVVNEKVKAFLEVESVQHVEYLPVNVLNHKDRKVNERYFIINLLPLVDCIDLEKTQAKRNRLDPKKLMHVSNLTVHEDKIPATAKLVRMDLLTAAILIRRDLADKMNAANFRGFKISEISDFRAS; via the coding sequence ATGAACTACGTCCTCATCGAATCCACGTATGAAGGCGACGCAGCCCAGTTCGGCAATCTGCAGAATTACGACAGTCGATTCGAACTGCGTAAAGGCATCCCGCTGACAGGGAAAATCCCGCACGACGCCGCATACCGCATGCGCGATGACTTCCCGAACCATGTTGCCCTGCACGATTCGCTCTACAATCTGGATCGGCAACTCGTCGTCAACGAGAAGGTGAAGGCGTTCCTGGAAGTCGAAAGCGTCCAGCACGTCGAATACCTTCCGGTCAACGTCCTCAATCACAAGGACCGGAAGGTCAACGAGCGCTACTTCATCATCAACTTGCTTCCGCTTGTCGACTGTATCGACCTGGAAAAGACTCAGGCGAAGCGCAATCGGCTTGATCCCAAGAAGCTCATGCACGTCTCCAACCTGACCGTGCACGAGGACAAAATTCCGGCGACCGCGAAACTCGTGCGCATGGATCTGCTCACCGCAGCCATTCTTATTCGCCGAGATCTCGCAGATAAGATGAACGCGGCAAATTTTCGCGGATTCAAGATATCGGAAATATCCGATTTTCGGGCCTCATAG
- a CDS encoding imm11 family protein translates to MTSYVYIESTCEGDAARFGNLQNYDNRFELREGIPLSGKIPSDAAYRMRDDFPDNILLHESLYNLDRQLVINERVRAFLDAEGVKRVEYLPVKVLNHKGREIGERYFIINMLPLVACVDLEQTRYEENPLDPSSFMEVSNLTVIEEMIPADFLLFRMDRVQSAVLIHRKLAEKLKSAGFRGFNIAELSEFDAA, encoded by the coding sequence ATGACAAGCTACGTCTATATTGAGTCCACGTGCGAAGGCGACGCGGCTCGATTCGGCAATCTGCAGAACTACGACAACCGATTCGAACTCCGTGAAGGCATCCCCTTGTCGGGCAAGATTCCTTCTGATGCGGCGTATCGCATGCGCGATGACTTTCCGGACAACATCCTCCTGCACGAATCGCTCTACAACTTGGATCGGCAACTCGTCATCAACGAGAGGGTACGAGCATTCCTGGACGCTGAAGGCGTCAAGCGCGTCGAATACCTGCCGGTAAAGGTCCTCAACCACAAAGGCCGTGAGATTGGTGAGCGCTACTTCATCATCAACATGCTCCCGCTCGTTGCCTGCGTCGATTTGGAGCAAACCCGATACGAGGAGAATCCGCTCGATCCCTCCTCGTTCATGGAGGTCTCCAATCTCACTGTGATCGAGGAGATGATCCCTGCGGACTTTCTGCTCTTTCGAATGGACCGGGTGCAGTCCGCGGTCCTGATTCACAGAAAGCTCGCCGAGAAGCTGAAGTCCGCCGGGTTCAGGGGCTTCAATATCGCAGAACTCTCAGAGTTTGATGCCGCCTGA
- a CDS encoding DUF4150 domain-containing protein, with amino-acid sequence MANTVGVNKMSVVTKATNGVTVAFPDVCKTPSPAGPVPIPYPNVAMSSDTDKGTKDVSVAGNPVCVQDSNFKMSTGDEAGTAGGGVASSKTKGKAEFVNYSFDVKFEGKSVARSFDLMLHNDKNTPPAPLIQPPVIALGKDGKAEYTCPICEKVS; translated from the coding sequence GTGGCGAACACCGTGGGAGTCAACAAGATGTCCGTGGTGACGAAGGCCACGAACGGCGTCACCGTCGCCTTTCCGGATGTGTGCAAGACGCCCAGCCCCGCAGGTCCCGTCCCCATTCCCTATCCGAACGTCGCCATGTCCTCGGACACGGACAAGGGCACCAAGGACGTGTCGGTGGCGGGGAACCCGGTGTGCGTCCAGGACTCCAACTTCAAGATGAGCACGGGAGACGAGGCCGGCACCGCGGGTGGCGGTGTGGCCTCCAGCAAGACGAAGGGCAAGGCCGAGTTCGTCAACTACTCCTTCGACGTGAAGTTCGAGGGGAAGAGCGTGGCGCGGTCCTTCGACCTGATGCTGCACAACGACAAGAACACGCCTCCCGCGCCGCTGATTCAGCCGCCTGTCATCGCCCTCGGGAAGGATGGGAAGGCGGAGTACACCTGTCCCATCTGCGAAAAGGTGTCGTGA
- a CDS encoding immunity 49 family protein, translated as MEPLDEISGEMVTLLNFHIHSVLQATSDPVQQLAEADAACVYYQAVGICELLLDAEVDGFFHQLIRSAQTRHWVLERGAKLNPPPLKLLKASNARGLHAALAANQWELARQLARVSRTTCSDGTEYEDDFLAAHFLHRYVLDAPQDELRAILDRFEAVLEGGTNPRLDLGRQLLARDAAGCAQAFADLIEERSAKLKKMKRESIYATDSLFVPQSSIYLEGLAWLRILERAEIPTEPEYAFCPSLARQTRYAAFQVTTFPSVPLP; from the coding sequence ATGGAACCCCTGGACGAAATCAGCGGCGAGATGGTCACCCTGCTGAACTTCCACATCCATAGCGTGCTGCAGGCCACCTCCGACCCGGTTCAGCAGCTCGCCGAGGCCGATGCCGCCTGCGTCTACTACCAGGCCGTGGGCATCTGCGAGCTCCTCCTGGACGCAGAGGTGGATGGCTTCTTCCACCAGCTCATCCGGAGCGCCCAGACGCGACACTGGGTCCTCGAGCGTGGCGCGAAGCTCAACCCGCCGCCCCTCAAGCTGCTCAAGGCCAGCAACGCCCGGGGCCTCCACGCGGCCCTCGCCGCGAATCAGTGGGAGCTGGCCCGGCAGCTTGCCCGCGTCTCCCGCACCACCTGCTCGGACGGCACCGAGTACGAAGACGACTTCCTCGCCGCCCACTTTCTCCACCGCTACGTGCTGGACGCCCCTCAGGACGAGCTGCGCGCCATCCTCGACCGCTTCGAGGCCGTGCTGGAGGGCGGGACGAATCCCCGGCTCGACCTCGGACGCCAGCTCCTGGCGCGCGACGCCGCGGGCTGCGCGCAGGCGTTCGCGGACCTGATCGAAGAGCGCTCCGCCAAGCTCAAGAAGATGAAGCGCGAGTCCATCTACGCCACTGACAGCCTCTTCGTGCCCCAGTCCTCCATCTACCTGGAGGGGCTCGCGTGGCTTCGAATCCTGGAGCGCGCCGAAATCCCCACGGAGCCCGAGTACGCCTTCTGCCCCTCCCTGGCGCGACAGACGCGCTACGCCGCCTTCCAGGTGACGACCTTCCCGTCCGTGCCGCTGCCCTGA